The Biomphalaria glabrata chromosome 6, xgBioGlab47.1, whole genome shotgun sequence genomic interval aggtcatctctagcctgaaactgaaggctttattacatggggacaatattgacaaggctgcttccttaacatggctcaaagcaggtcatctctaccctgaaactgaaggctttattacatggggacaatattgacaaggctgcttccttaacatggctcaaagcaggtcatctctagcctgaaactgaaggctttattacatggggacaatattgacaaggctgcttccttaacatggctcaaagcaggctATCTCTACCCTAAAACAGAaggacagagtaattaggacaaaaaattacgagaagcatatcctaaaacttaatgttgtcgacaaatgccgagaatgtggaaatgtggtgagtcgattgaacacattatggcaggatgttcagccctatcagaatcgcctacctaggtcgccataaccaagttgcaataTTAATACACCAACattttgacacacaatttgatcggtaaggacactcctccttattataaatactcgccacaagaggttctcgtgTCTACTGAACAtatgctgtactgggatagacCTTTTcagaccgacaaaacggtagatttcaaacGCCCTGATCTGCTTttcgttgataaaaaaaaagaaaaaaaaacgctaccatgaacgacatcgccgtaccactgtctcataacttaagaaaaactgagatagaaaaacaaagaaaatatgggaacctaggcttggagatagAAGATGGAGATGGAaattatccaaaataacaatataccccattgttatatcaaccgaggggataataacaactgacctcataAATACCtttaaggcccttaacattcctaggaacaccctcgttgcctgtcagagggcggtactactgcagacctgccacatcaccagaaaattcctcagtggaaactgttaaagggacaacgatgaattttgtttctctttaacgaaactcgaccctggcagcgccagagaatgactactcgtttgTTTCTGACATAATAATTATATGATTTGTCTtctagtccgaagattaataaggaatgcagtatttcccgtggctgcgcagccccaactatgacctgcatattttgccacatccattgcaagcataaccattgtccgcggtggtcaattaagattttcttttcgccccAACCCCAATTCTACAATGCCAAAAGCATGAAacatgaaacatttaaaacagaatagttaaaTATGGTGACAGAGTCTATGTAATTGCgcataaatttaaaatactatttaaagaaTGACTATATTtaggaaaatttagaattcataagaaATTTTGAAGTAAAGCCTATAAGTAACaaatgagatgagttctaaaacCAACATTTTTTCCAAGActcctttaaatattttttacttcgTCTGAGATTTTATAAATAACTTTATGACTATAACTCACTATTTTTTCTTGAAAcctaaaaatacaaacaaacaataaaatagaGTAGAGTCTAATTGGTCAACTTAATTTTTCCTCCTTTttccgtattttttttttggcatagcTTTGAATTAACCAATCAAATGTATATGCGTTTATTCGTAGGGTAAGGGTTTACATGGCATTAGGATTAGGGGTCACCCCACCCATTCCAAAGCTGTGGATCCGCTAGTGGATCAGTATTTgccaaaatattgttttatgaatGCGTTAATAGGATTTTCGTTTTTATACTATGTACGAAATGATACCCATAAAAAAAGCAAGCAAAAGTGTAGGCGTTCAATTCAGAGTTTAACTTGTAAAATGTTGTATATAAGTTCAGGAATACTACAGTAAAGTTACAAGCTCTACTGGACGCCATAGACGAAGAGTAATATTATTTGAAGTCTTAATCTCTGTAgtcactatctatctatctatctatctatctctgtgacataatggggaaataactatttttgattacctgtatagttaggagtgattccccttatgtagtttataaaaggccttgcaaactgtgtttagttgccacctgtgttgtgtatagtattttttctgttagtggtcgtgtgtcatggggtactcggagaagtgtaccctgctctggagatctttgggctaagtatgtctttagtattattgtattttatataatgtatttattaatagatatagccccaaatgatttccaggcagtatatttttttttaccctgatgttctgcatcctggggtactcccaaacgtgacatatttttgtaacctttttctgagggattcaacctgtattgaatcatcagatggactttacatatttttatagccttgtctctgagggattcaacctgtattgaatcatcagatgggctttaccaaacggatggctataggtgggattctatgaagcttgttggctcataggtttccctgaagcctatagttcatcatgaccattttgtttgttttttttggctaaaagtggctagtgtaagcctgaagcctgtaaccatagtgtagccaaaagtggtcgtATTTCGACCTGAGGCATGTGACCTTTAGTTGGCTGTGTAAGCCGGAAGTTTGTAACCCAATGGTCAAAATGGTCATGTGTTGtcctgaggcctgtgacctgtatttttgataaccaaaatgtgacgataatgtaacatatgactagggctgtgtgccatattatttttgagtatcttttgtttactttttgttgtgtcgGCCTGTGAGTTAATGGCCATGTATTTAaacctttattttattcatgtaaataaaccatctaaatatgtttacctgcgactttgtaaagtcttttgttgcatacattagttgaattgtatacctggaggttatacttaataacctaggcagtacaagaagggaccagtacacctctggacgaacgtgccagcacactTTTAACACTGATCTGTTGATCTAAAGTACCTAAGtctagctataattctaattgaatatttttagctatacccgctacTAGGTAATGTGAACTCATATTGGTTCATGAATCCTCTTTAGGTCACAATCTCTAATTATgtttgtcagtctgtctgtcagtgtgAAAAGGTGTAACGACTGTTTAGTTACTTCTTCAGTTGTTTAAAGAAACCTGAAAACCAACAAACTTAGTACAGATTACATACGTCTATTCATTATCAGAATAGAATATAATGTTGAtaagattatttaaaatctCCATCGacagctaaaaataaaaaaaagaaaaataaaaaatcagaaaaaaacatatcataatatttatttttgtagtatTAGTTTCTTCTTGCATAGTTAAACACAGAGATAACAAAGCTAGTTTGTAAAGAGTAAATGTATTGCATTGCGGTGCAAGCTCTTGTTCCCGGTGTGGTGAACGGCGCAATCAGTGTCTTAGAACGTCTCAGATATTTGAGAGTTAAACTGGATAGCACTACATCTCTTTTTAACAATAACTTTCGATCATTTTCTACTACTATCAAATTGACAACTTTTTACTAGTTTATAGATCAATTTTAAGTGACGTGGTTGCATTTTAAGGGTTTAATTACTCCTATTATTATTCTGCCATTATCTTTTATACAACACACTATTAAACAACTTATGTAAAATTTACAGTTATTCTTAGTCTTAAACATTCATAGTTAAAAGGAATTTGAGATGACGATTAAAGTGTATAGAATACCAAGccaaaatagaaatattttttcagaGATTTATATGCAATATATCACCTTCATTTAtatcttagtctgttgaaccgtagGGGAACCAAGCAAGGTTTGTCGATCGTcactctccattcctctctgtcttttgccttcgATAggacctctttcaatggcaggcttGTACATTATTTTATCTTGTCTTTCCATCACTTTCTTTGTAATAAATACTATTCTTTAAATCATCGTTAACATCAGTTGACACTATTGATACTTTAAAATCGACATTTAATATTTTGGTTAagcaaagaaataaagaaaggaGAGGTTTGGATTTGGTACTTCAAGTATAACAGTAATGTATTAAGATTAATACAATTCAAAAAACCCGTTCTCCTACTGCCACTTTGCTCTGTAGGATAGTTTTGGAAAGCAAGAATATTGAACCTTAAAACATGGCTTTGTAATTCTTTTGGCTAACGAAAATATTTAGTAATCATAGtatttcagtattcacagatataatttgttgggttttgtccccttaaataattaacGCCTTTCTCCTTcacacattctccgatcaagttgatatttgTATTGTAGATACGACAACACGAAACAATAatcaaaaatactcaattagtcaattaatgaattagtttgatatcgaataagggaaataacttacaTAGTGttaatagatatagttttaaggtcggagttttttccctttagataagctttatttttaaattttttttttttattatttttatttattatatatttcagTATTGCAAGAAGTCTTACACCCCTACataatcaagttttttttttatattaccaGTTGAGGTAACGATTTCTACATATGGCAATACAAAGACATACATTTACATCTATTTAGTAAATAAACTTCTGATTACAAAGAGGCTCTACACATAAtatcaaaagaaataaaaaaataagccaaatttaaatgaaaGATGATAATTTCGAGAAATACTTATATCGATCAAACTTAAGTTCTTCCTGTGTGGCgacatttctaagaaaatcgttagggCCATCTTTGAAATGCACGCTCAGTGTTTCGACTTATTTTTGAATGTACGAAGAGTTTGCAAGCAAATAGGAGGAATTGTAATGAAGCAAATTTAAACTAAACTTCTCATCCTTTGTGATATCCAATGTTGTTTActctataaaaaaatgaattcttttttctttgaacgaatttttgtagtttttacaaagtttatatcaacactctgcctgtatgtctgtctgtctggtaaaaagtgtgtacacgttatttctcccacatccattttCGGATAAAGTTGCAACTTCGCGCAACTATTCACTGGCATACagaagacacgaatcaataaaaaaaaaaagtaagcaatTACATATTGGtggtaaaaaatcattttgtatgatatagaataagggaaataacgagtacattattggtagagaTAATTGTAAGGATGGAATTCTGCCCCTTTAGATAAACTGTTttgaaaggatttttttttctatttggctTGTTAGCTTATTGTATATGTATCTGTTACGTTTAGATATCAATACTAGTTTTGTTGTTATATAAAAGTAGTATCAAAGAAatagactctttttttttctttatcatctAACGCTTACACTGAACTTTTATTTCAACCAGATACGGCAGTAATCTATATCCAGGTAACGAAATGTCTTCCGATCTTACAAATGCCAACCTGTTCCTGACAACAGCCTTGCTAGTTCTAGTTCTTGGTGTCACGCAGACGAATGGGGTCCAAACCCATGTCTGCACCATGTTTGATCGGTCTCACCATCGTGGCATTTGCGGCTCCATACTGGCTGATGTGGTTCAGTACGTGTGCCGCCACTATGCTCAGAGACACAAAAGAGACACTATGTCAGGTGAGTTTTTGCTAAATGCTGTACAGTTAGAGTGCCGAAACTAAAGAGAGAAAGGTGTTAATTagaggcatgggcgtagccaggatttttttccggtattaaaagccaacagtacattatcctgctattaaaaagttttatttcaaaaaccttatgtgctatGCTTACTGCCTTAGATCCTCCCgtgtcgttcggcgcattgggtggtaagctgcttccacaaaaatcactggcaatgtctgaagcctcttcccacctgttttttttttaacaaattcataacccctttagctacgttcatagaatttggtgactgtagttattttttttagcttcaaacccgctTAAGTTAAGAGGGTTTAAACTAAAGAATTTATTTGGCTACGATcaaagaattttgagtgtgtaatttgctttttttatattgaagaggtagtttTTAGCTGCAAAAcccgctggaggggggggggttaaacagAAAACTCCTCTTGgctagaatctggtgactgatgtatggatagtcttatattgaagaggggctTTTATCGAAGATTTctgagggggttttaaaatcaagatCTTCTTTAACTATGCTTTGGGATTGCTGTTTTCATTTTTGggggttttgttttatagaagaatgGGTTTTGACTGCAAAATGATAAAGGAGTGGTCCTGGATCATAGATAGTGAAGACACCAGAAGTAGGGGATGAACAACGTTGCAACATttcattgttacaaatgactAACATTTGATCTCATTTCATACAGCGTCCAAGACAAGCGTATTGTGAAAatcatgtatgtatgtccaACGCATTTGGTTTCATAATAAAGTACTGTCCAATTCATTtggttttatattaaagtgctTCCAATTCATTTGGTTTCATATTAAAGCACTGTCCAATTGTCCAATGCATTTGGTTTCATATTAAAGTGCTATCCAATGCATTTGGTTTCATATTAAAGTGCTATCCAATGCATTTGGTTTCATATTAAAGTGCTGTCCAATTGTCCAATGCATTTGGTTTCATATTAAAGTGCTATCCAATGCATTTGGTTTCATATTAAAGTGCTGTCCAATTGTCCAATGCATTTGGTTTCATATTAAAATGCTGTCCAATGCATTTGGTTTCATATTAAAGTGCTATCCAATGCATTTGGTTTCATATTAAAGTGCTATCCAATGCATTTGGTTTCATATTAAAGTGCTATCCAATGCATTTGGTTTCATATTAAAGTGCTATCCAATGCATTTGGTTTCATATTAAAGTGCTATCCAATGCATTtggttttatattaaagtactgTCCAATTGTCCAATGCATTTGGTTTCATATTAAAGTACTGTCCAATGCATTTGGTTTCATATTAAAGTGCTATCCAATGCATTTGGTTTCATATTAAAGTGCTATCCAATGCATTTGGTTTCATATTAAAGTGCTATCCAATGCATTTGGTTTCATATTAAAGTGCTATCCAATGCATTTGGTTTCATATTAAAGTGCTATCCAATGCATTtggttttatattaaagtactgTCCAATTGTCCAATGCATTTGGTTTCATATTAAAGTACTGTCCAATGCATTTGGTTTCATATTAAAGCACTATCCAATGCATTTGGTCTCATACTGTACCCAGTACCGAATCTGTGCTGTATATGTTGTGGAAGTTCCTAGCTTGCTTGAAGAGATTTATGAACAAAAACTTAATAATTGGTAGTGGAATTTCAAGCAAGTGTACATATTCATGTAATGtcgttttctttctgttttttttttttaaatatataaaatacgtATTTTTTGccgcccccaaaaggggaaatgacgctattagttttgtgtgaaatgtctaatttaaggaaatgtttttttcttgaggaataagagattgtccctttacaaaacagttagagcaattatatattcattataagacattgaTTAGGTCAGTTTTACCTCgaacttcacatttactttcacctttcctttggtctgtggaccactggggcaccacacaagatccgttaaccttctttctccattcttctcagtcatttgtctttgatagaatttcattctaatattctttctgaaaatattcaaAACCTGCCTTTTGACCTGCCTggttggaccacttcgggggccgattttgaggtCTCCAaacaaattgtctttgtaatcttgtttttacagttgttgttgttttttatctttatctGTAGAGTTCTCCTTTTGAGGGTAAAACTCGGCCTGTCGGCATTGTAAATTTGGCCTTTCCCGGTTACCTTggataacaaacatttttttttccaacattgtaatctatttttttacaaagcttatatcaagtcacctTGTCGGTCttatatttctcccacacccacacACTTAGATTAAGTCTATGCAaggacaatacatgaatcaataaaaaaaggacctattagtcaattaattactagttattaattatattattttacaccAAGAGGTATACTGAGAGGTTTAGTTGTAAATGTAGAGTTAttcctcttagataagctttttttcccttttttaaaaagtatttttaacatatttttcttttttttttttttcttgttcattttCTACAGAGCCAGTTGATTCATTAGCGGACATCTCGCTTAATAAACCAAACGCATTGTCGTTCCTGAGCAAAAGACAGAATATACCTGGCATGAACATTAATTGCGAATGCTGCATGAACCGATGTAACGCTATCGAAATGCTGGATTACTGCCATTATATATAGCTCTACAGGAAATGTCAAATTcttaaataaaatgtgtaaactCAATACACCAGTATTTCTTTTTGAACTTCTCATTATCCCTGATATTATTTTAGATATTCGGCTAAcagtaataaaacattttttggcattcttaaaaatataaactttggtTGAGCTTTGATTGGTAGGACTActataaaatttgtttaagatTCAAAATACATCTGTATGGTCTTGTATAGAATTGTCATTTCTTATTTCCTTGTGCTTTGTTTTAGgtaaattataaacatatcGATTAATAACTAAACTATTCTACAAAATTCAAAACTATTTGACTTAAGGTCGATAACATCATACCATGACATATGCTACACAATtttgattatataaaaaaaagaagacatatTCAAATTGACAGTCAATAAATCAGTTATGTATACTATAAAGCAGAATATAAGGTGAAGTAGGCATCTATGTATTATGTATGTCTCGCATAGAAACTATTTGACTTAAGGTCGATATCTTCAAACGATACTCTGACATATGCTACAaaatttagattattataacaaaaagaaaacgtgatataataaataaaatacattttcaaattgCCATTCAATAAATCAGTTatgtataatataaagcagaatgtaaggGAAAGTATGTATCTATGTAGTAGGCCTCTGTATGTGTTACGTGCGAATGtgagtgtaaatgtgaaatggtgcgaatgcgtgttgaaaggagaggagaaccaaaatggagacatagaaacgaaatagtgttctagtgttcatggaaatgaaataagttataaacgatgacgttgttgttttagtgttaatgcACTGTTCAAAGAGTCTCATCTTAGAAAGGAAcgtgcatcagtggattaaagattttctgatagggagagaagaaactgtaataataaatggctctaaatcaacaccgataacagtaaactcgggtgtacctcaaggaacagtcttgggtccactactatttttaatttacataaatgatttaccaaattgcattagttcaggaacaaaagtcagattatttgcagacgattgcataatatatagaacaataaaaacagcacaagacacagatattttacaaagagaattagatgaattacagaaatgggaatcaaattggagcatgtctttccacccagaaaaatgtcagttgttaaaagtaacaaaaaaactaaaacaaattaattccacttatcttattcatggcaaaccagtaacacagactaaaaacgcaaaatacctaggtgttataataaatgaaaaactgtcatggaatccccatattgatgaaactacaaaaaaatcaaagaattaggatttattaaaagaaatttctataaatcaaataagaacataaaactaaaatgttatttaaccttcgttaggccaataatagaatatgcatcctccgtttgggacccctcaactcaagaaaacattaagaaactggaacagacacaaaatagagcagtgagattcataacaaacaaaaattcacatttgacaagagtaacacctttagtaaaatcactaaatttagaaagccttcaggacagaaggctcaaaagtaaagtagcaatcatacataaaacactgaaccataatcttcaaatacaaaaacaaaatttaataaaatactctgaaagacacaaagataaaggcacattcctcgtcccatatgctaggacaaatttgtacaaatactccttcttccctagtgctattagagcatggaatgggttgcctgagctagcctggaaaaccagtgacttggcagaatttaagtcattggttaatatgcataactaaatgcatgacgcgtaggacgtaatcatcttcttttttgaagtaacgtctgtattatataagataagataagataaggtaacaagtggcgcccaacgtaaAGGTAAAACCTACATATTCCTTTATACACAGTGGATCTCTTGTcagcagacagtagagatattaaagtctagatctagagacaggatAACATTCGATTCAATATTATTAGTAACTAGACATAATTTatccgcgacccgcgggtcttaatttgcgtatcactgtcgataaagtcactgagagtgttttggaaacaattaaacgatATAATAATGACTAAAGAAAGCGAATGcgtaaattaaaaaatagtaggctattaatgtaatcgacctaaatccatttttagcggcccccgtaaggggaaaaagccgctattaggtttgtgcaaaatgtccgtctgtccgtctgtccgtctgtccgtctgtccgtctgtccgtctgtcacactcagatctcgaaaactagaagagatatgaaaaatattatttcatcattaaatccggcttgaaaagtttaggtgcaacggctacttttggttttctaaaagcaaaccgtttaatttataaaattaattatgcaagcgattttttcataaaaatacaccaattctaaaacaattacgtaaatgtaagggaggcaatgttacaataggctaacaaagatggacaatttttgtgtattttcagtatcactaagtcaaatatatttttaaaatgtacaggaaatgtttacaacaaatacaaataatagttaaagacgttttttctggtcaactagctgctaaaattaaaagaaaacatttctgtttgtttataaaggctaataatgcactttgtatgtaaatatcacgcacattttttttaatggactttttatgcagcgattttcgtgcagtagcgtaacgtcgcaacatgatcaggtgctaaaccaattccttaaactttttttaaaaatcagattttatttattttttgtttagtgcccccatccgaataaaagaagcttatttttgtgcgttttgtctgttggtcggtctgtccgtcacgattagatttaaaaaactagaactctaaaagctattgaaaatctgatttaccctttaatgttcctcccataacatctcaatagttttaagtatctaaaattgaatgttccggatttgtttgtgcaaaactaatcaacgccaacaaatgtttgtttgctcttctaacttatattacattcaatttccatgctttaacgttgcaaaaacacattatcaataatatgttgttccgttttttatgtaaatagcatactaatgctaaatcataatctctatactgacttatataaggcttttaaaaaaagtaatttactagaattgattactgaaaattactttttagacatttaattttcttgtaaaacataacatagaagttttctaatcgataaagaaagttccggattttgtttcttacaaatcgtcgccagaaatttccgaatttatttaaaaatctactaacgccaaataattgtttgaactccctcttctaattaataaacaaataatcttctcatttacgaaataatgtttttacggatttttatgaaaaatattttaactcactactctcttacagtacatttaactttctacctaaaacattaaaaaatctaattatcgttaatattatgttccgatttttaaggaaaacagaatccaaacaccaaagtaaggtatgaaaatctctccacgtggctgtagtacatctaatttttatacgagaccatccaaaaaatttaattaacggtattacatttatctgaatactctttttcttttactatttatacaaacatccggaacaatctattatataaacttttcaattgtgttcatacctaaaaattattgcgatgttttgaaacgtaaaataaaggttaatcaatttttaataacttttagttgttttttttttatatcaagataacggacagaccgactgacagacaaaacgcaaaaacaatgtggctttgatcctttttaaataatatctattagaactcagtgcaccaatgtctatgaaccctcgttaaatatctcgtgtaaataaagacattttttttatggtaccggtactagcctattgtgaggtaatggaattttttttctttgacgtcatatgaatggactctttaaatgtaatgttaaaagaacgcactcggtgcaccaatgtctattaaccctcgaaaaaattgcttgtattaatgaaaacatattttagtctaactaagccgtgtgacgtagtgttttttttttcctttgacgtcacatggaatgaattctttaaatgaaatgctaaaagaactcactcggtgcaccaatgtctatgaacactcgagaaatggctcgttttgataaaggtgatttttagtctagctaggccttgtgacgtagtgtttttttttcctttgacgtcatatggaatgaattctttaaatgaaatgctaaaagaacgcactcggtgcaccaatgtctatgaacactcgataaaaggctcgtaatgatgaaggcgatttttagtctagctaggccgtgtgacgtagtgttttttttccctctgacgttatatggaattaattcttcaaatgaaatgaaaaaagaactcggtatagtaatgtttattaagcctcgttatgtgactcgcgtttaaaaaaggaatgatatcttgatttagatctaatctagattttttaaactagatctagatttctattacagtatatctagatctggatttatattctaattaaaattattttagagtctagatctagaatttctagatctagtttagactaaaatagactagattaagatgtagaatttcaatttctaaacttaaagtgtaaaaaaaaagtgtagattttcatttccaaacgttttgatcaatattgtaatgttttaatatactaaaactaatctactatttttttattaaatttaaatttaaatttacggcaaatgaatctttgaaacattattacttttgaccatcggatggctgcctggtcgtgcggtttgcgcgctggactgtcgttcagatttatggatggcccagggttcaaaccctgcccgctcccatcccccgtcgtcctgcgggaggtttggactaggaagtaattatcttcaactctgaaggaacatccgaaacgtgtaaaacattttacatcaaaattaaatcacctcttgaatattatttgcgaatatgcagatccgacagggatccgacttcgacgggggccgcctctgagtttgtgtaacacaaactctctttgtaatcttgttttaaataaaaacatttgcttgtaggtctacatatatgtagatctagagtctagatattattataaaagatgtAGACCTACTAT includes:
- the LOC129926671 gene encoding molluscan insulin-related peptide 3-like, with translation MSSDLTNANLFLTTALLVLVLGVTQTNGVQTHVCTMFDRSHHRGICGSILADVVQYVCRHYAQRHKRDTMSEPVDSLADISLNKPNALSFLSKRQNIPGMNINCECCMNRCNAIEMLDYCHYI